The proteins below are encoded in one region of Cytophagales bacterium:
- a CDS encoding GNAT family N-acetyltransferase has translation MGVPRISIRKCSYQEIQSLRKLYLQEQNCQIRYDSCHWRGWADHYALSQEEKLIGYGAVKGLEELSDRDTIFEVYILPPFRGLSSNCLSVLLDSSGARYMEAQTNDLQTTQLLCQDCEHIRSDVILFEDAMQTDFPDQGTTFRKRRPTDLVFGKQSDKDEYVLLLNDQVVAAGGFLLHYNEPFADLYMEVDPEHRRKGYAALILQEIKKACYLAGRIPAARCNISNPGSKASLLKAGFKIVGCMVTGEIKSNHGVN, from the coding sequence ATGGGAGTGCCCCGTATCAGTATTCGCAAGTGTTCTTATCAAGAGATCCAGTCACTTCGAAAACTGTATTTACAGGAGCAGAATTGTCAGATTCGCTATGATTCGTGTCACTGGCGTGGCTGGGCTGACCATTATGCCTTGAGCCAGGAAGAAAAACTCATCGGCTACGGAGCAGTGAAAGGACTGGAAGAACTAAGTGATCGTGATACGATTTTTGAAGTGTATATCCTTCCACCTTTTCGGGGACTTTCTTCGAATTGTCTTTCAGTATTACTTGATTCATCCGGAGCTCGCTATATGGAAGCGCAAACCAACGACCTGCAGACGACACAGTTACTTTGTCAAGATTGTGAGCATATCCGTAGTGATGTCATCTTATTTGAAGATGCCATGCAAACCGATTTTCCGGATCAGGGAACGACATTTCGCAAACGCAGACCTACGGACCTGGTGTTTGGAAAACAAAGTGACAAAGATGAATATGTCCTGTTACTCAATGATCAGGTAGTCGCTGCGGGAGGGTTTTTATTGCATTACAATGAACCATTTGCCGATCTTTATATGGAGGTTGATCCCGAGCATCGGAGAAAAGGTTATGCAGCGTTGATCTTGCAGGAGATTAAGAAAGCCTGTTACCTTGCTGGCAGGATTCCCGCGGCAAGGTGTAACATCTCTAACCCCGGGTCGAAAGCAAGCTTATTAAAGGCGGGGTTCAAAATCGTGGGTTGTATGGTAACAGGTGAAATCAAATCAAATCATGGTGTCAATTGA
- a CDS encoding tetratricopeptide repeat protein, translating to MVSIEEQVGKLLEQVRFFRRSNEYTEAWMRLREAYDLCPSDSDDLLGRLHAMEGQLYRDDGQLQKATILYQKALTHFQSEKRSLKQAHTLRHLAEMEDELGHVDIAQNYLEQCQSIYAGLPQTSPMDLANFYRVYALFLEKNQATEPKAHALWVQARDIYSEYGIEEGVKECDDHLNS from the coding sequence ATGGTGTCAATTGAAGAGCAAGTAGGCAAACTATTGGAACAAGTAAGGTTTTTTCGGCGATCCAATGAATATACGGAAGCATGGATGCGTCTACGCGAGGCTTATGACCTCTGCCCGTCGGACAGTGATGATTTATTAGGGCGCTTACACGCCATGGAAGGACAGTTGTACAGAGATGATGGGCAGCTACAAAAAGCGACCATTCTTTATCAAAAAGCATTAACGCACTTTCAATCGGAGAAAAGGTCCCTTAAACAAGCGCATACCCTTCGCCACTTGGCAGAAATGGAAGACGAACTTGGACACGTCGATATTGCCCAAAACTATCTCGAGCAATGCCAATCCATCTATGCTGGCCTGCCACAAACTTCACCCATGGATCTGGCCAATTTCTACCGGGTCTATGCGCTTTTCCTCGAAAAGAATCAAGCAACAGAACCCAAGGCCCATGCATTATGGGTACAAGCGCGTGACATCTACTCAGAATATGGCATTGAAGAAGGCGTGAAGGAGTGCGACGATCATTTGAATAGCTGA